One window from the genome of Maylandia zebra isolate NMK-2024a linkage group LG18, Mzebra_GT3a, whole genome shotgun sequence encodes:
- the LOC101479351 gene encoding unconventional myosin-IXb isoform X2 — MSTTDGSGALEYDEEARVVQIYPRVSYDTAAYCPLQISVGDTVALVIHNAVVTLDLDPNQAYDLLEVRKSGGKERPLEAGDSPLERVLLWPREVQKWHPQSKGYYFILQQQQVNNGGCRTEICTGECDDLCSLSTLTEENVLEVLRQRFYKHKIYTYANKILIAINPNKFLPVYYNPMYVKMYENQPLGKLSPHIFAIADVTFRAMLNRQANQCIVITGESGSGKTESSSYLIHCLTSLSQNMYSSGLERTILGSGPVLEAFGNAKTTKNNNSSRFGKFIQLNYLESGVIRGAVIEKYLLEKCRVVTRDKSERNFHVFYYLLMGASKDEQEELHLLKPQDYLYLKQEDLLLDDQEKLGQEYKRLHQAMEMVGFLPSTKKHIFSILSAILHLGNVTFTQSDDPPRLEVGPPEVLSILSDLLKVEEESLVNTLIKRKMITASFTIALPYTLDEAVAMRDSMAQSLYGALFDWIILHINHATMNRRDMEESISCLSIGVLDMFGFENLQSNSFEQLCINYANETLQCYINHNIFRLEQEEFVEEGIVWKNIEFSDNSDCVQLFDKKSIGLFDLLEKESNLTEATDKSLLVKIKKQHQDNPYFKPSPHTEPTFVIQHFAGRVKYHIKDFRKKNTEHMRPDVISLLRSSERSFIHHLVASSPEAQFRWGVLRAAIRILTVFKNLGRRREELTAARRKSFKEILDKRRSTLTQLSSTSTSLDFSFDHSDERPVDVFDFLAMGHDQTSQPVCCTVQKRRTKSGRQKQIIPKNLVDLRSLRHIIGLTGHDLTSKSIFHPHRKSNPSTVGSQFQASLTTLMDRIAKAEPFFIFCVRANAEKKELCFDDKLVLNQIRYTGLLQIVHIQKSGYSAKYTFEEFVEKFRILFPQGTAATPAHITALFEWMALDKKTYQIGKTKVFLKEKQRQLLQDTLNKEVMRRIITLQRWFRTCLIRFHFLHKRDATMIIQRRWRQFSLTQNRTATLMQAAWRTSMEASKHTVWKQDDGGSKDRGGRESLEKRELKRQEKMEQPDPVNSLAVQRDKGNEKRQGKSPPSLTRPFSVPVDLVSINNDSTSHTKGNTLQRYKDFGGFKEKADRWKDNRHSEGDSGSEALRQRNYRRNKFHTKKSMSADELSKISSSGSDSSSSVNEITDGSTFSLPIHNTNEDSIGHHDTSTPDRTWSLGKFLRKMAPRISPSSESPTDKAVTFSKHTSHSNQTTNQNSAKSNRNPTIRISRATRGLQWDSSLDQEVTDSKELRNLDEFLGNQVNELQTRKDLSPAETIFLTATMQFRENIKDMYSVQKPQIHYKDLMKGFHNKVNTLAGATEKGEVPMVVNLFQSVLDGFIRATKKRAASEPAKTLKKRRKKDKSLDSPLDHLFSTYQVNIMQSCDLCGSYIWGMEKAYMCSACKLICHKKCLSKIITDCSTRCARQDGSLPASAHFGVQVCALTSKANPVPIVMETLLMHVELNGLYTEGIYRKSGSACRAKELHQVLQKNPETVCLDNYPIHTITGLIKRWLRELPDPLMTFSLYHDFLHAVELPEEEERIKAVYQKLEELPPANFSTLERLIFHLVRVAKDEEHNKMSPSALAIVFAPCILRSPDSDDPLLCMKDVPRTTLCVEILITEQFRRYNEKMQNIQELEHAEAMAVNQLRLRRQATVVEQSELKVPQETQPDEAVKTLLERIESLKQEKLDLVSRLPELDQEESDIENLDSSSWLSTDSLDLLGTLDLEGKPITHVKTQEPDLPPKPAGLTQRIRHLMVQRDHEQKEFTSGEKADVIQPRKDTPSPASTPQIASKKFNGSSDDLDIPYIDEDEDLNGE; from the exons ATGAGCACTACAGATGGATCTGGGGCCCTAGAGTATGATGAAGAGGCCCGTGTTGTGCAGATTTACCCCAGGGTGTCGTATGACACAGCTGCCTACTGTCCCCTGCAGATCAGTGTTGGGGACACCGTGGCGTTGGTCATCCACAATGCTGTGGTTACTCTGGACCTGGACCCCAACCAGGCATACGACCTGCTGGAGGTGAGGAAGAGCGGGGGAAAGGAGAGGCCGCTGGAGGCAGGGGACTCCCCTTTGGAGCGAGTCCTGCTGTGGCCCAGAGAGGTGCAGAAGTGGCACCCTCAGAGCAAAGGGTActacttcatcctgcagcagcagcaggtcaaCAATGGAGGGTGCAGAACAGAGATCTGCACAGGGGAGTGTGATGACCTCTGCAGCCTCTCCACACTGACCGAGGAGAATGTTCTGGAGGTTTTACGCCAACGCTTCTACAAGCACAAAATCTACACCTACGCCAACAAGATCCTCATCGCCATCAATCCCAATAAGTTCCTGCCTGTTTACTACAACCCCATGTACGTCAAAATGTACGAGAACCAGCCACTGGGAAAACTGAGTCCTCACATTTTTGCCATCGCCGACGTGACCTTCCGCGCTATGCTGAACAGGCAGGCTAACCAGTGTATTGTGATAACTGGTGAGAGTGGCTCAGggaagactgaaagcagcagttaTCTCATTCATTGCTTGACTTCACTCAGCCAGAACATGTACTCCAGCGGGCTGGAAAGGACCATCCTCGGGTCCGGGCCGGTGTTGGAG GCCTTTGGCAACGCCAAGACCACAAAGAATAACAACTCCAGTCGCTTTGGGAAGTTCATCCAGCTCAACTACCTGGAAAGTGGTGTCATCAGAGG GGCCGTTATTGAAAAGTACCTACTGGAAAAATGCCGCGTGGTGACCAGAGATAAGAGTGAGAG AAACTTCCATGTGTTCTACTATCTGCTGATGGGCGCGTCCAAAGACGAGCAGGAGGAGCTACATCTTCTAAAGCCACAGGATTATCTCTACCTCAAACAG GAAGACCTGCTTTTAGACGATCAGGAGAAACTTGGGCAAGAGTACAAGAGGCTCCATCAAGCTATGGAGATGGTTGGGTTCCTGCCCTCCACTAAGAAACA CATATTTTCCATCCTCTCCGCCATCCTCCACTTGGGTAACGTCACATTCACTCAGTCAGACGACCCTCCGCGTTTGGAGGTTGGACCTCCTGAAGTCTTGTCTATACTGTCAGACCTGTTGAAG GTGGAAGAGGAATCACTGGTGAATACTTTGATCAAGAGAAAAATGATAACTGCCAGCTTCACCATAGCTTTACCGTACACGCTAGATGAG GCCGTCGCAATGCGAGACTCCATGGCCCAATCTTTATACGGCGCTCTGTTTGACTGGATCATCCTTCACATCAACCATGCGACCATGAACAGACGAGACATGGAGGAGTCCATCTCA tgtttgtcCATCGGTGTCCTGGATATGTTTGGCTTTGAAAACCTCCAGTCAAACAGTTTTGAGCAGCTGTGCATCAACTACGCCAACGAGACACTGCAATGTTACATCAACCACAACATCTTCAGGCTTGAGCAA GAGGAGTTTGTGGAAGAGGGCATTGTCTGGAAAAACATCGAGTTCAGCGACAACAGCGACTGCGTTCAGCTGTTCGACAAGAAGTCGATCGGACTCTTCGACCTGCTGGAGAAGGAGAGCAA CCTCACCGAGGCCACAGACAAGAGTCTGCTGGTAAAGATAAAGAAGCAGCATCAGGACAACCCATACTTCAAACCATCTCCACACACAGAGCCAACTTTTGTGATTCAACACTTTGCTGGGAGGGTTAAATATCACATCAAG GActtcagaaagaaaaacacagaacacatGCGTCCTGATGTCATATCACTTCTACGGAGCAGTGAGCGCTCCTTCATCCATCACTTGGTTGCTTCCAGCCCGGAAGCACAGTTCAGATGGGGTGTCCTCCGAGCAGCCATCCGCATCCTCACAGTATTCAAGAACCTGGGACGTCGACGGGAAGAATTAA CTGCTGCAAGGCGGAAGTCTTTTAAAGAGATACTAGATAAGCGCCGGAGTACTTTGACTCAACTATCCAG TACCAGCACGAGTCTGGATTTCTCCTTTGATCACTCTGATGAACGACCAGTTGATGTATTTGATTTTTTGGCCATGGGTCACGACCAAACCAGCCAGCCCGTCTGCTGTACTGTGCAGAAAAG GAGAACTAAAAGCGGTCGACAGAAGCAGATTATCCCAAAG AACCTTGTTGATTTGCGTTCTCTCCGACACATTATTGGTCTCACGGGGCACGACCTAACCAGCAAATCCATCTTCCATCCTCACCGAAAATCAAATCCTTCTACAGTAGGCTCTCAGTTCCAG GCATCACTCACAACTCTGATGGACAGAATTGCAAAAGCCGAGcctttcttcattttctgtGTGCGCGCCAATGCTGAAAAG aaGGAGCTGTGCTTTGATGATAAACTTGTCCTAAACCAAATCAGGTATACAGGCTTACTGCAGATAGTTCACATCCAGAAGTCTGGCTACAGTGCCAAATACACATTTGAG GAATTTGTTGAGAAGTTTAGGATTTTGTTTCCACAAGGAACTGCTGCAACTCCAGCGCACATCACGGCACTGTTTGAGTGGATGGCTTTGGATAAGAAGACCTACCAAATAGGAAAAACAAAG GTTTTCCTTAAGGAAAAGCAACGGCAACTGCTTCAAGACACACTCAACAAAGAAGTGATGCGCCGCATCATCACCCTGCAGCGCTGGTTCCGCACGTGCCTCATAAGGTTCCACTTTCTGCACAAAAGAGATGCTACAATGATCATACAG AGGAGATGGCGTCAGTTTTCTCTGACCCAAAATCGAACCGCTACATTGATGCAGGCAGCATGGAGGACGTCCATGGAGGCATCCAAACACACGGTGTGGAAGCAGGATGATGGCGGCTCCAAAGACCGGGGCGGACGGGAAAG ctTGGAAAAAAGGGAGTTGAAGAGGCAGGAAAAAATGGAGCAGCCTGACCCAGTCAATAGTCTTGCTGTACAGCGGGACAAAGGCAATGAGAAACGTCAAGGCAAATCCCCTCCATCACTCACCAGACCCTTCTCCGTCCCTGTAGATCTAGTTTCCATTAACAATGACTCCACCAGCCACACTAAGGGAAACACACTTCAGCGCTACAAAGATTTCGGGGGATTCAAGGAGAAGGCCGATAGGTGGAAGGACAACAGACATAGTGAAGGAGATTCAGGTTCTGAAGCACTCCGGCAAAGAAATTATAGGAGAAATAAATTTCA CACCAAAAAGTCCATGTCTGCAGATGAACTTTCCAAGATCAGCTCATCAGGCTCTGACAGCTCATCTTCAGTCAACGAG ATAACTGATGGCTCAACGTTCTCCCTTCCAATCCACAACACCAATGAGGACAGCATAGGACATCACGACACCAGCACCCCTGATAG GACTTGGTCTCTCGGTAAATTCCTGAGGAAAATGGCACCCAGAATATCCCCCAGCAGTGAATCTCCAACAGATAAAGCAG TCACCTTCTCCAAGCACACTTCACATTCTAACCAAACGACAAACCAAAACAGTGCGAAATCAAATCGTAACCCCACCATTCGAATCAGCCGTGCCACACGGGGGTTGCAGTGGGACTCCTCTCTGGACCAAGAGGTTACTGACAGCAAGGAGCTACGAAACCTGGATGAGTTCCTTGGGAATCAG GTGAATGAGCTGCAAACTAGAAAGGATCTGTCGCCAGCTGAGACGATTTTTCTCACAGCCACGATGCAGTTCAGAGAGAACATCAAAGACATGTACTCTGTCCAG AAGCCCCAGATTCACTACAAAGATCTGATGAAAGGCTTCCATAACAAGGTGAACACGCTAGCAGGAGCCACTGAAAAGGGAGAAGTTCCAATGGTGGTAAACCTCTTCCAGTCTGTGCTGGACGGCTTCATCAGGGCCACAAAGAAACGAGCAGCGTCTGAACCTGCAAAG ACGTTgaagaagagaaggaaaaaggaTAAAAGT CTTGACAGTCCTCTGGATCACCTGTTCAGCACATACCAGGTGAACAttatgcagtcatgtgacttgTGTGGCTCCTACATCTGGGGAATGGAGAAAGCCTATATGTGCAGTG cgTGTAAGTTGATATGTCACAAGAAATGTCTGAGCAAAATCATCACGGACTGCTCGACACGGTGTGCCAGGCAG GATGGCAGTTTACCAGCCTCAGCTCACTTTGGCGTGCAGGTGTGCGCCCTCACCAGTAAAGCCAACCCCGTGCCCATAGTGATGGAGACGTTGCTGATGCACGTGGAGCTAAACGGCCTCTACACCGAAGGGATTTACCGCAAGTCGGGCTCGGCCTGCCGAGCGAAGGAGCTTCACCAGGTTCTGCAGAAAA ATCCTGAGACAGTATGTTTGGATAACTACCCGATCCACACCATCACAGGCCTGATTAAACGCTGGCTCAGAGAGCTGCCTGACCCCCTCATGACATTTTCCCTCTACCACGACTTTCTGCATGCTGTGG AATTACCCGAGGAAGAAGAGAGAATAAAGGCCGTGTACCAAAAGCTCGAAGAACTTCCTCCTGCTAATTTCAGCACGTTAGAGCGGCTGATCTTTCACCTTGTCAG AGTTGCAAAGGACGAAGAGCACAATAAGATGTCACCAAGTGCACTTGCTATTGTGTTTGCCCCCTGCATCCTGCGTTCACCTGATTCTGATGACCCCCTCCTCTGTATGAAGGACGTGCCTAGGACTACACT TTGTGTGGAGATCCTGATCACTGAGCAGTTCAGGCGCTACAACGAAAAGATGCAAAATATCCAGGAGCTGGAACACGCGGAGGCCATGGCTGTCAATCAACTCAGACTCAGAAGACAAGCCACG GTTGTTGAACAGTCTGAGCTCAAGGTTCCACAGGAAACACAGCCTGATGAAGCGGTGAAGACCCTCCTTGAAAGGATCGAGTCCCTCAAGCAAGAAAA gTTGGACTTGGTCTCCAGGTTGCCTGAGCTGGATCAGGAAGAATCTGACATTGAAAACTTAGACTCCTCATCATGGTTGAGCACCGACAGCCTGGACCTACTAGGGACACTGGACTTGGAAG GAAAACCAATCACGCATGTGAAAACCCAGGAACCTGACCTCCCTCCCAAACCTGCTGGCCTGACACAGAGAATTAGACATCTAATGGTTCAACGCGATCATGAACAGAAAGAGTTCACATCTGGAGAAAAAGCAGATGTTATCCAGCCTCGAAAAGACACTCCCTCCCCAGCCAGCACGCCCCAGATAGCCAGTAAGAAGTTTAACGGGAGCTCTGACGACCTGGACATCCCTTACATTGACGAGGATGAAGATTTAAACGGAGAATAA